A single Methanolobus sp. ZRKC5 DNA region contains:
- a CDS encoding RND family transporter, translating to MSAKIIFEKIGAFIEKWPKGIILVAILLMFVSLQGAGLIEHKSGTDTFVEKDSELYQNYDHIYKTNFGSEVVMVLVDSDDVRESEVLEAIDDFDGIIEQDKGVENVVSLASLVKDTAYYVTGRTEIPNNDDKILTIIDQLPSAYVDQFMPDTTHTIIMVQMPGNIDESNKQRVLSQVERAIEVVDFPSGTTAVATGDPAFMIAMSEEMSSSLQIMLLLAFILMIFALLVVFRHVRWCLMPIPVVLVGLVWTFGAMGYLNIPMTMASMAVFPILIGLGADYAIQFHNRVEEELAKGECVEDAIIDTIKHTGPAVGVAVVATCLGFIALLISSVPMIQDFGKMSLVGVILCYLAAMFVLVSVLYILDRRAEKKQNSCSVKSTPVKQVEPTETVIGRTISSVAMFTAKRPLIIIALASILAVAGLYADEHVGVQTETKDFVPQDMQALQDLNKLTSVMNGIDNINIIVKANNVLDPDVLQWMVDFSEREEEGNSHITGSSSIGSLIDSSYGSIPSDKDTITSVTDSISTVVTDQYLEGRNLAVMNLQLESDLTTEQLTTTIDLVENDLEWYTPPAGVSVTITGSKVMSTSIIDALTSGRTQMGYLGMAIIFLGMLVIYRDWLKAVSTILPIVMVTGWIGGVMYLLDMAYNPLTATLGALAIGIGAEFTILMLERYFEERDRGMEPYDAMERAASSVGPAIIASGSTVIFGFSALIVSSFPMLSDFGKVTVIAVAFSLFSTVVVLPPIMVNLDLWRSGRKVSDKYSDKNVEINKVSI from the coding sequence ATGTCTGCAAAAATAATATTTGAAAAAATAGGGGCTTTTATAGAAAAATGGCCCAAGGGTATAATTCTCGTAGCTATACTCCTGATGTTCGTATCATTGCAGGGTGCAGGCCTGATAGAGCATAAGAGTGGAACTGACACTTTTGTTGAAAAAGATTCAGAGCTCTACCAGAATTATGATCACATCTATAAGACTAATTTTGGAAGCGAAGTTGTAATGGTACTTGTAGATTCTGATGATGTAAGAGAATCTGAAGTTCTGGAAGCAATTGATGATTTTGACGGTATTATCGAGCAGGATAAGGGCGTTGAGAATGTTGTCAGCCTTGCCTCACTGGTCAAAGATACAGCTTATTACGTGACCGGGCGTACTGAAATACCAAACAACGATGACAAAATACTGACAATTATCGATCAATTACCATCTGCTTACGTTGACCAGTTCATGCCTGACACAACACATACCATTATCATGGTTCAGATGCCTGGAAATATTGATGAGAGCAATAAACAAAGAGTTCTTTCTCAGGTTGAAAGAGCAATTGAAGTAGTTGATTTCCCGTCAGGTACTACTGCTGTTGCCACAGGTGATCCGGCATTCATGATAGCAATGTCAGAGGAAATGAGCTCAAGCCTCCAGATCATGTTACTCCTTGCTTTCATTCTGATGATATTTGCTCTGCTGGTGGTGTTCCGGCACGTCAGATGGTGTCTGATGCCAATTCCTGTGGTTCTGGTAGGTCTTGTATGGACCTTTGGAGCAATGGGTTATCTCAATATACCTATGACAATGGCATCCATGGCAGTATTCCCTATCCTTATAGGTCTTGGTGCAGACTATGCGATCCAGTTCCATAACCGTGTGGAAGAAGAACTTGCAAAAGGTGAATGTGTCGAAGACGCCATAATCGACACAATAAAACACACCGGTCCTGCAGTGGGTGTTGCTGTTGTAGCTACGTGCCTGGGTTTCATTGCTCTTCTCATATCCTCTGTTCCGATGATACAGGACTTTGGAAAAATGAGCCTTGTAGGGGTAATCCTTTGTTATCTTGCTGCTATGTTCGTTCTTGTTTCTGTATTGTACATACTTGACAGACGGGCTGAAAAAAAGCAGAACAGCTGCTCGGTCAAATCTACTCCTGTAAAGCAGGTAGAACCAACAGAGACTGTAATTGGAAGAACGATCTCAAGTGTTGCGATGTTCACGGCAAAACGACCTTTGATCATCATTGCCCTGGCATCTATCCTTGCAGTTGCAGGACTGTATGCTGATGAGCACGTAGGGGTACAGACCGAGACTAAGGATTTTGTACCGCAGGATATGCAGGCCTTGCAGGACCTGAACAAACTGACCAGTGTTATGAATGGTATAGATAATATTAACATCATTGTCAAAGCCAATAATGTTCTGGACCCGGATGTGTTGCAATGGATGGTAGATTTTTCGGAACGGGAAGAAGAGGGCAATAGTCATATTACAGGATCAAGTAGTATCGGTTCTTTGATCGATTCAAGTTATGGTTCAATACCTTCTGATAAGGATACGATCACTTCAGTTACTGATAGTATATCCACAGTTGTCACTGATCAGTACCTGGAAGGTAGAAATCTTGCCGTAATGAACCTCCAGCTTGAGAGTGACCTTACTACAGAGCAGCTTACAACCACAATTGATCTGGTCGAGAATGACCTTGAGTGGTACACTCCACCGGCAGGGGTTTCAGTCACAATCACCGGTTCAAAGGTGATGTCAACTTCCATTATAGATGCTCTTACATCAGGAAGGACTCAGATGGGTTATCTTGGAATGGCTATCATTTTCCTTGGTATGCTTGTCATCTACAGGGACTGGTTGAAAGCCGTATCCACAATATTACCAATTGTAATGGTCACAGGATGGATAGGCGGTGTGATGTATCTCCTTGATATGGCATATAATCCCCTGACTGCTACGCTTGGGGCTCTTGCAATAGGTATTGGAGCCGAATTTACAATACTTATGCTTGAACGTTACTTCGAGGAACGTGATCGAGGAATGGAACCATATGATGCTATGGAAAGAGCTGCATCCTCAGTAGGACCGGCAATTATTGCATCAGGTTCTACCGTAATATTCGGTTTTTCAGCCCTCATAGTATCTTCGTTCCCAATGTTAAGCGATTTTGGAAAAGTTACGGTGATAGCTGTGGCTTTTTCATTGTTCAGTACAGTCGTTGTCCTGCCACCTATCATGGTGAATCTGGATTTGTGGAGATCAGGACGTAAAGTATCAGATAAATATTCAGATAAAAATGTAGAAATTAACAAGGTGAGTATATGA
- a CDS encoding helix-turn-helix domain-containing protein: protein MNSLIESLQQLGLTSYEAKVLVTLTQYGSRNAADIHALSGIPRSAVYGVIDRLKDRGLVKVQNTKPMRYRAYAPDVIIDKLKASYEDAVKFSNEQLETIYQAQEGSVEEDSVWNISGVKNVNDKILQMMESADEEIIFASSYSSLKKVIEVYPIMDSIRQMIQVKLGEGVKIKITGRDKAHVIDIAKEFSGAEIRVYKEKSNVNPLKGGILVIDNEELLVITIKDDIAPLTLNATWYNGKEHVCIFRHFIEAEWDTSRPVDV, encoded by the coding sequence ATGAATTCACTAATAGAATCTCTCCAGCAACTGGGTCTGACATCCTATGAGGCAAAGGTTTTGGTCACACTTACGCAGTACGGGAGCAGGAATGCAGCGGATATCCATGCTCTTTCGGGTATCCCACGCTCTGCTGTGTATGGCGTTATAGACCGGCTTAAGGACAGGGGATTGGTTAAAGTCCAGAATACCAAACCAATGCGATATAGGGCATATGCTCCTGATGTTATCATTGACAAATTAAAGGCGAGTTATGAGGACGCTGTGAAGTTCTCTAATGAGCAGCTTGAGACTATCTATCAGGCACAGGAAGGTAGTGTGGAAGAGGATTCTGTGTGGAATATAAGTGGTGTGAAGAATGTCAATGATAAGATTCTCCAGATGATGGAATCCGCCGATGAAGAAATCATATTTGCGTCCTCATATTCTTCTCTGAAAAAGGTGATAGAGGTCTATCCTATCATGGATTCCATAAGACAGATGATTCAGGTGAAGCTCGGTGAAGGAGTTAAGATAAAGATAACCGGCAGGGACAAGGCCCACGTTATAGATATTGCAAAGGAGTTTTCCGGTGCTGAAATAAGGGTATATAAGGAAAAAAGCAACGTAAACCCTTTAAAGGGTGGTATACTTGTTATTGATAATGAGGAACTCCTTGTAATAACTATTAAGGATGATATAGCTCCGTTGACGCTTAATGCCACATGGTACAATGGGAAAGAGCATGTTTGCATCTTCAGACATTTCATTGAGGCTGAATGGGATACATCGCGTCCTGTTGACGTTTGA